A single genomic interval of uncultured Desulfobacter sp. harbors:
- a CDS encoding CoA-binding protein — protein sequence MEEKKETVAVVGASPLKERYSNQAQAMLEEYGHTPVPVAPKHETIEGKTVYHALSDVPQSIDTVTMYLGPARQDKVIDQILDIKPQRVIFNPGTENPQAYEKLKAAGIKVQEACTLVLLKTGQYTKSFNP from the coding sequence ATGGAAGAAAAAAAAGAGACCGTTGCCGTGGTGGGCGCAAGCCCCTTGAAGGAGAGATATTCCAACCAGGCCCAGGCTATGCTTGAAGAATACGGGCACACCCCCGTACCCGTAGCACCCAAACACGAAACCATTGAAGGCAAAACCGTTTATCACGCGCTTTCCGATGTTCCCCAGTCCATTGACACAGTGACCATGTATCTGGGCCCGGCACGGCAGGACAAGGTTATTGATCAAATTCTGGACATCAAACCCCAACGGGTGATCTTCAACCCCGGCACGGAAAACCCCCAGGCTTATGAAAAACTCAAAGCCGCCGGAATCAAGGTCCAGGAAGCCTGCACCCTGGTTCTTTTGAAAACCGGTCAATATACGAAATCCTTTAATCCTTAA